A part of Amycolatopsis lurida genomic DNA contains:
- a CDS encoding HalD/BesD family halogenase — MTASAVQVADTARYPLSEPGSPAWRAIVSRTRAELRETGCSVLADFIRPELRDVLRDEGAKIAPEAYAKVERVNAYNIALDTPLPEDHPGRTIMERGNAFVARDRIPVTAVIQQLYTSREFQRFVADCFELPELHELADPLSGLVLNVIEPGRSHPWHFDTNEYTVSMLTQDAADGGVFEYCPNIRSETAENFDDVRAVLVGEGDHLIRRLTLRPGDLQLFRGRFALHRVSSVQGAVARHSAIFAYSERPGVIGSPERTRQLFGRVLPEHVASAAVRGDQLLD, encoded by the coding sequence ATGACCGCGAGCGCAGTCCAGGTGGCCGATACCGCCCGCTATCCGTTGTCCGAACCGGGAAGCCCCGCGTGGCGCGCAATCGTTTCCCGGACCCGCGCCGAACTGCGGGAAACGGGCTGCAGTGTGCTGGCCGACTTCATCCGTCCGGAGCTGCGTGACGTCCTTCGCGACGAAGGCGCGAAGATCGCTCCGGAGGCGTACGCGAAGGTCGAACGCGTCAACGCCTACAACATCGCCCTCGACACTCCGCTGCCGGAGGACCATCCCGGCCGCACGATCATGGAACGCGGCAACGCCTTCGTGGCGCGTGACCGGATCCCGGTGACCGCGGTGATCCAGCAGCTGTACACGAGCCGGGAGTTCCAGCGGTTCGTCGCCGACTGCTTCGAACTCCCCGAACTGCACGAACTCGCCGATCCGCTGTCCGGCCTGGTGCTCAACGTGATCGAACCGGGCCGCTCGCATCCGTGGCATTTCGACACCAACGAGTACACGGTCAGCATGCTGACCCAGGACGCGGCCGACGGCGGTGTCTTCGAATACTGCCCGAACATCCGCTCCGAAACGGCCGAGAACTTCGACGACGTCCGTGCCGTGCTGGTGGGCGAAGGTGATCATTTGATCAGGCGGCTCACTCTGCGTCCTGGCGATCTTCAGCTGTTTCGCGGACGCTTCGCGCTGCACCGGGTGAGTAGTGTTCAAGGGGCAGTCGCCCGCCATTCCGCGATCTTCGCGTACAGCGAGCGTCCTGGGGTCATCGGCAGTCCGGAACGGACGAGACAGCTGTTCGGCCGGGTCCTGCCGGAACACGTCGCTTCGGCGGCGGTCCGGGGCGATCAGCTGCTCGACTAG
- a CDS encoding class I SAM-dependent methyltransferase, whose product MPFDSTGKISFDHIYTEPDPRAFFGTLRRLDYSIPQQAKAYFAKLIDEYRAEADVKIPTVLDLGCSYGVNAALHRCDTSMEQLYDHYRDGESLSRDELIARDRRMVGKLAVGDGVRFIGLDASAPALDYALAAGFIDDAIHADLESEDPTEEQRALLADVDIVISTGCVGYVTEKTLVRIARENRPWMAHFVLRMFSYGPVAESLADFEYDTTGVDGVFRQRRFASDEEKSQILDNLSVAGVDPRGLEDDGRLYARLFVSRPNGAAGELASVLNALPLRDQG is encoded by the coding sequence GTGCCTTTCGATTCGACCGGCAAGATCTCTTTCGACCACATCTACACCGAGCCCGATCCCCGTGCGTTCTTCGGTACCTTGCGCAGACTGGACTACTCCATCCCCCAGCAGGCGAAGGCCTACTTCGCGAAGTTGATCGACGAGTACCGCGCGGAGGCCGACGTCAAGATCCCGACGGTGCTCGACCTCGGCTGTTCCTACGGCGTCAACGCGGCGCTGCACCGCTGTGACACCTCGATGGAGCAGCTGTACGACCACTACCGGGACGGCGAGTCGCTCAGCCGGGACGAACTGATCGCGCGCGACCGCCGGATGGTCGGGAAGCTCGCCGTCGGCGACGGTGTCCGTTTCATCGGCCTCGACGCCTCCGCGCCCGCACTGGACTACGCGCTCGCCGCCGGCTTCATCGACGACGCGATCCACGCGGATCTGGAGAGCGAAGACCCGACAGAGGAACAGCGCGCGCTGCTGGCCGACGTCGACATCGTCATCTCGACCGGCTGCGTCGGCTACGTCACCGAGAAGACCCTCGTCCGGATAGCGCGGGAGAACCGGCCGTGGATGGCGCATTTCGTGCTGCGGATGTTCTCCTACGGGCCGGTCGCCGAGAGCCTCGCCGACTTCGAATACGACACGACCGGGGTCGACGGCGTCTTCCGGCAGCGGAGATTCGCTTCGGATGAGGAAAAGTCGCAGATCTTGGACAATCTTTCCGTCGCGGGCGTCGACCCGCGTGGGCTGGAAGACGACGGCCGGCTGTACGCGCGGCTGTTCGTCTCCCGGCCGAACGGCGCGGCGGGCGAGCTCGCCTCCGTGCTGAACGCCCTTCCCCTTCGAGATCAAGGATGA
- a CDS encoding choline/carnitine O-acyltransferase encodes MIVSSPEPSTRTFGNEDILPRVPVPSLEDTCRRFLEWCSPLLTPGELAETEGAVTEFLAEGSPAYELQSALEAYDKREDVRSWLDTFWPYRYLGRRDRIALNANFFFLFTESPLGQLERAAELAASAVDYKLKLDEELVPPIVLRGQPQSMVQHKYLFSATRIPGAVQDTARTPYREDWPGPSRARHIVVFHRDTPFRMDVIAPDGRPYSPDQLVAGLQTIVKSGNFVEDARTAAGHFTTKARAEWAATREALLAAGNAAALDDIETALFCLCLEDFTPANTQEACDNLLHGDSGNRWFDKAVSLIVFEDGTAGINVEHCELDGTTILGFTDALLSGTRLERPPADGVPASEVIEFVLGEALREDARAAAASFAEYAEATATKTVSFTDFGAKRAKELGMSPDAFAQMAYQLAHKRAKGITGATYESIATRQYQNGRTEAMRVVTPEVQWFVQVMDDPQADRQTRQAAFRAAAAKHVTRAKECQAGDAPEQHLWELQLIQKRRGVEDSPALYSSPGWLKMRDDYLSTSSAPSVNIQYFGFGSTSPQCIGVAYVLLPESLNLYLCTPKHVAHEMELFATELDGAIRELQELLA; translated from the coding sequence ATGATCGTGAGCAGTCCGGAACCGTCCACCCGCACGTTCGGCAACGAGGACATCCTGCCGCGGGTCCCCGTCCCCAGCCTGGAGGACACCTGCCGCCGGTTTCTCGAGTGGTGCTCGCCGCTGCTCACCCCCGGCGAGCTGGCGGAGACCGAAGGCGCCGTCACCGAGTTCCTCGCGGAAGGGAGCCCGGCGTACGAACTGCAGAGCGCGCTCGAGGCCTACGACAAGCGGGAAGACGTCCGCAGCTGGCTCGACACCTTCTGGCCGTACCGCTACCTCGGCCGTCGCGATCGGATCGCGCTCAACGCGAACTTCTTCTTCCTGTTCACCGAATCCCCGCTGGGGCAGCTGGAGCGCGCGGCCGAACTGGCGGCGTCGGCGGTGGACTACAAGCTGAAGCTCGACGAGGAACTGGTGCCGCCGATCGTGCTGCGCGGGCAGCCGCAGTCGATGGTGCAGCACAAGTATCTCTTCTCGGCGACGCGGATTCCCGGCGCCGTGCAGGACACCGCGCGCACGCCGTACCGGGAGGACTGGCCGGGGCCGTCGCGGGCGCGGCACATCGTGGTCTTCCACCGCGACACCCCCTTCCGGATGGACGTCATCGCGCCGGACGGGCGGCCGTACTCCCCCGATCAGCTGGTCGCGGGGTTGCAGACGATCGTGAAGTCAGGGAACTTCGTCGAAGACGCGAGGACCGCCGCCGGGCATTTCACCACCAAGGCGAGGGCGGAGTGGGCGGCGACGCGGGAAGCGCTGCTCGCCGCCGGGAACGCGGCCGCGCTCGACGACATCGAGACGGCGTTGTTCTGCCTGTGCCTGGAGGACTTCACGCCGGCGAACACGCAGGAGGCGTGCGACAACCTGCTGCACGGCGACAGCGGGAACCGGTGGTTCGACAAGGCCGTTTCGCTCATCGTGTTCGAGGACGGCACAGCCGGGATCAACGTCGAGCACTGTGAACTGGACGGGACCACGATCCTCGGGTTCACCGACGCGCTGCTGAGCGGGACGCGGCTGGAGCGCCCGCCCGCCGACGGCGTCCCGGCGTCGGAGGTCATCGAGTTCGTCCTGGGTGAGGCGCTGCGCGAGGACGCCCGCGCCGCTGCCGCGTCCTTCGCCGAGTACGCCGAAGCGACCGCTACGAAGACGGTGTCCTTCACCGACTTCGGTGCGAAGCGGGCGAAGGAGCTGGGGATGTCCCCGGACGCCTTCGCGCAGATGGCGTACCAGCTCGCGCACAAGCGGGCGAAGGGGATCACCGGCGCGACGTACGAGTCGATCGCGACGCGGCAGTACCAGAACGGGCGCACCGAAGCGATGCGGGTGGTGACGCCCGAAGTGCAGTGGTTCGTCCAGGTGATGGACGACCCGCAGGCCGACCGGCAGACGCGTCAGGCGGCCTTCCGCGCGGCGGCCGCGAAGCACGTCACGCGGGCGAAGGAGTGTCAAGCGGGTGACGCGCCGGAGCAGCACCTGTGGGAGCTGCAGCTGATCCAGAAGCGACGCGGCGTCGAGGACTCTCCGGCGCTGTACTCGTCACCCGGCTGGCTGAAGATGCGCGACGACTACCTGAGCACCAGCTCGGCGCCGTCGGTGAACATCCAGTACTTCGGCTTCGGGTCGACCAGCCCGCAGTGCATCGGTGTCGCGTACGTGCTGCTGCCGGAATCGCTGAATCTGTATCTGTGCACGCCGAAACACGTGGCACACGAGATGGAGCTGTTCGCGACCGAGCTGGACGGCGCCATCCGGGAGTTGCAGGAGTTGCTGGCCTGA
- a CDS encoding response regulator transcription factor translates to MARILLVEDDVALAEALTLALKALGHDVVAALTGERALEALFTDRLELDFVLLDVMLPGMDGFEVCRRIRARSRLPVVLLTARGDPIDIVAGLECGADDYVVKPAEPRVIDARIKAIGRRAVTAPGPSAGRLRVGRLEIDAAAMSVTRDGAELALTATEIRLLVEFAEHPNQVLSRQTLLKRVWDYGYVGDSRIVDAAVARLRAKIEDDPANPVVLKTVRGLGYRLVGE, encoded by the coding sequence ATGGCTCGCATCCTGCTCGTCGAGGACGACGTGGCACTGGCCGAAGCGCTCACGCTCGCGCTGAAGGCTCTCGGGCACGACGTCGTCGCCGCCCTGACCGGAGAGCGGGCGCTGGAGGCTCTGTTCACCGACCGGCTCGAACTCGATTTCGTCCTCCTCGACGTCATGTTGCCCGGGATGGACGGCTTCGAAGTGTGCCGCCGGATCCGCGCGCGGAGCCGGTTGCCGGTGGTCCTGCTGACCGCCCGCGGCGACCCGATCGACATCGTCGCCGGGCTGGAATGCGGCGCCGACGACTACGTGGTCAAACCCGCCGAACCGCGGGTGATCGACGCGCGGATCAAGGCGATCGGCAGGCGCGCCGTCACCGCTCCCGGGCCGTCGGCCGGCCGGTTGCGGGTGGGACGGCTGGAGATCGACGCGGCCGCGATGAGCGTGACCCGTGACGGCGCCGAACTGGCGCTGACCGCGACCGAGATCCGGCTGCTCGTCGAGTTCGCCGAACATCCCAACCAGGTACTGAGCAGGCAGACACTGCTGAAACGGGTATGGGATTACGGCTACGTCGGCGACTCGCGGATCGTCGACGCGGCGGTCGCGCGGCTGCGGGCGAAGATCGAGGACGATCCGGCGAATCCCGTGGTGCTGAAGACCGTGCGCGGACTCGGCTACCGGCTGGTGGGCGAATGA
- a CDS encoding sensor histidine kinase produces MRFGLRARVTAAVVTVTTTATVVMAFSAAEIQEDDAFDRFTAAAKTSFGAMFGQAWPHLEQFMAGAPRALEMFSQGMDKAAADWMLVTSHPQPTNNDFGGLKGPPEVVKSSSQSHDWATGTENANPPDRRAALETVKDVVLVRTTGPEELLSATTTDPLTGHRLLVVSANFVAYWVVQFFDLTTFEQDLTAQRWKLAWIALGVTVLGVAAAVFAAGRIRRPVLRVASAARDLGGGAFDVRVPVKGRDELADLAASFNTMADRVGTAIEELRAKDRQQQRFVADVAHDLRTPLASMVATVATLEDASPEVRTRATELLGTQARRLARLVEDLMEISRFDAGSAELRPELVDLPALVEDAIEVSVPGTSVQVTSTGDTTVSADPRRVHTIVCNLLVNAERYGRTPITVSLEGLSGTVTIRVADSGPGVPEELRPILFDRFVRGDHARQATEGSGLGLSIARENALIHGGEITVHNDGGAVFTVRLPRESPG; encoded by the coding sequence ATGAGGTTCGGACTCCGCGCCAGGGTGACCGCGGCGGTCGTGACGGTGACCACGACGGCGACGGTCGTGATGGCCTTCAGCGCGGCCGAAATCCAAGAGGACGACGCGTTCGACAGGTTCACGGCCGCGGCGAAGACGTCGTTCGGGGCGATGTTCGGTCAGGCCTGGCCCCACCTCGAACAGTTCATGGCGGGCGCCCCTCGGGCCTTGGAAATGTTCTCCCAGGGAATGGACAAGGCGGCGGCGGACTGGATGCTCGTCACGAGCCATCCCCAGCCGACCAACAACGACTTCGGCGGGCTCAAAGGGCCTCCCGAAGTCGTCAAGTCCTCGTCGCAAAGCCACGACTGGGCGACGGGCACCGAAAACGCGAACCCGCCCGACAGGCGAGCCGCGTTGGAAACGGTCAAGGACGTGGTCCTTGTGCGGACCACGGGACCGGAAGAACTCCTGTCGGCGACCACGACCGATCCGCTGACCGGCCACCGGCTCCTCGTGGTGAGCGCGAACTTCGTCGCGTACTGGGTCGTGCAGTTCTTCGACCTCACCACGTTCGAGCAGGATCTGACGGCCCAGCGGTGGAAACTGGCGTGGATCGCGCTCGGGGTCACCGTCCTCGGCGTGGCGGCCGCCGTCTTCGCCGCGGGCCGGATCCGGCGGCCGGTGCTCCGAGTCGCCTCCGCCGCGCGCGACCTGGGCGGCGGCGCCTTCGACGTGCGTGTTCCGGTGAAGGGCCGCGACGAACTCGCCGACCTCGCCGCGTCGTTCAACACGATGGCCGATCGGGTCGGCACGGCGATCGAGGAGTTACGTGCCAAGGATCGCCAGCAGCAACGCTTCGTCGCCGATGTCGCCCACGACCTGCGGACGCCGCTCGCGTCGATGGTCGCCACGGTCGCCACCCTCGAGGACGCCAGCCCCGAGGTCCGGACCCGGGCGACCGAGCTGCTCGGCACGCAGGCCCGGCGGCTGGCGCGGCTGGTCGAAGATCTGATGGAGATCTCGCGGTTCGACGCGGGTTCCGCGGAGCTGCGCCCCGAACTCGTCGACCTGCCCGCGCTCGTCGAGGACGCGATCGAGGTGAGTGTGCCGGGGACTTCCGTCCAGGTGACGAGCACCGGTGACACGACCGTCTCCGCTGATCCGCGCCGCGTCCACACCATCGTGTGCAACCTGCTGGTCAACGCCGAACGGTACGGCCGGACCCCGATCACGGTGTCCCTGGAAGGCCTTTCCGGCACGGTGACGATCCGGGTCGCCGACTCCGGGCCGGGGGTCCCCGAGGAGTTGCGCCCGATCCTGTTCGACCGGTTCGTGCGCGGCGATCACGCGCGGCAGGCGACCGAAGGCAGCGGGCTCGGGCTGTCCATCGCCCGCGAGAACGCGCTGATCCACGGCGGGGAGATCACCGTGCACAACGACGGCGGCGCCGTCTTCACCGTGCGGCTTCCACGGGAGTCACCAGGGTGA